In Terriglobales bacterium, a single genomic region encodes these proteins:
- a CDS encoding cupin domain-containing protein, whose product MNESTHPNNKGYLKIGDVARQVGVSPSVIRSWESLGLTRPQRTASRYRLYSSEDVKLLKRARFLRRVRGMNAPAIVQMLKSKGLVRTSPDGAGGGIGLRLRSLRTRRGLSLAEVAKSVGVSVGFLSALERSQMSASIGTLRKLARFYKTNILDFFDAKTSNSHLVRPEKRKVLEAGPGVRMELLAWGNAVMEPHLFRIAPKAGSGDSYSHDGEEFLFVLRGELKIALDGQEYRLKRGDSFYFESPTPHTWLNPGPSEAWVLWVNTPPTF is encoded by the coding sequence ATGAACGAGTCCACTCACCCCAACAACAAGGGATATTTAAAGATAGGCGACGTGGCTCGCCAGGTCGGCGTGTCCCCGTCTGTAATCCGATCTTGGGAGAGTCTGGGACTGACGCGTCCGCAACGGACCGCCAGTCGCTACCGCCTGTACAGCAGCGAGGATGTGAAACTGCTCAAGCGCGCACGTTTCTTGCGCCGCGTTCGGGGCATGAACGCTCCTGCGATCGTGCAAATGCTCAAAAGCAAGGGACTGGTGCGCACCTCCCCGGACGGGGCGGGAGGGGGCATCGGCCTGCGCTTGCGCAGTCTGCGCACCCGCCGAGGACTCTCGTTGGCGGAGGTAGCTAAATCGGTGGGGGTTTCCGTAGGGTTTCTAAGCGCTCTGGAACGTTCGCAGATGAGCGCCTCCATCGGCACACTGCGCAAGCTCGCGCGCTTTTACAAAACCAACATTCTCGATTTCTTTGACGCGAAAACATCCAATTCGCACCTGGTACGGCCTGAGAAGCGTAAAGTGCTGGAAGCCGGGCCGGGTGTACGCATGGAACTGCTGGCTTGGGGAAACGCGGTGATGGAACCGCACCTGTTCCGCATCGCCCCAAAAGCAGGCAGTGGCGACTCCTATTCGCACGATGGCGAAGAATTCTTGTTCGTGTTGCGCGGAGAATTGAAGATTGCGCTGGATGGGCAAGAGTATCGTCTGAAGCGCGGCGACAGTTTTTATTTTGAGAGTCCCACGCCGCACACCTGGTTGAATCCCGGACCGAGTGAGGCCTGGGTGCTTTGGGTGAACACTCCGCCCACGTTCTAA
- a CDS encoding ABC transporter ATP-binding protein, producing MMVSTETESLPGAAAVSKTHPLLSIRAIAKSFGKTRVLRDISLHVDEGEFLTVLGESGSGKTTLLRLIAGFEHADSGEIWMGGERLDSLPPYRRRVNTVFQSYALFPHLSVWNNVAYGLRVRKIAKQEIDARVEQALTMVKMRALAQSKPSRISGGQQQRVALARALVNRPRLLLLDEPLSALDANLRRQMQLELKSLQREVGISFVFVTHDQEEAMVMSDRIALLRNGELEQVATPRDIYARPATTYTAQFIGHTNLLRCQVSGGIARCGKLVFAVTTEDGPAIFSLRPEHIRVVGSSAGPSSPGAVRFCAAVRSQSFHGATELLQVEASDGLKLSVRISGQKSQPKGVPGVEPEFEFSANDAVRVRDTSLTSPAENQKSS from the coding sequence ATGATGGTATCAACGGAAACAGAATCTCTTCCTGGCGCTGCGGCTGTCTCCAAAACTCACCCGTTGCTCTCGATCCGTGCCATCGCTAAGAGCTTTGGTAAGACGCGCGTGCTGCGCGACATTTCCTTGCACGTGGATGAGGGTGAATTCCTCACCGTTCTGGGCGAGAGTGGATCAGGCAAGACCACCCTCTTGCGCCTCATCGCCGGCTTCGAGCATGCCGATTCAGGGGAGATTTGGATGGGCGGCGAACGCCTCGATTCGCTGCCACCCTATCGGCGCCGCGTGAACACAGTCTTCCAGAGCTATGCGCTTTTTCCCCATCTTTCGGTCTGGAATAACGTGGCCTACGGTCTGCGGGTGCGGAAAATCGCTAAACAGGAAATTGACGCGCGCGTCGAACAGGCGCTCACCATGGTGAAGATGAGAGCCTTGGCGCAGTCGAAACCCTCAAGGATCAGTGGCGGGCAGCAACAGCGGGTGGCATTGGCCCGCGCCCTGGTGAATCGCCCGCGCCTCTTGCTGCTGGATGAGCCACTTTCCGCGCTGGACGCCAATCTCCGTCGCCAAATGCAATTGGAGCTGAAATCATTGCAGCGCGAGGTTGGCATCTCTTTCGTTTTCGTCACTCATGACCAGGAAGAAGCTATGGTCATGTCCGATCGCATTGCTTTACTCCGCAACGGCGAGCTTGAGCAGGTTGCCACACCGCGCGACATCTACGCTCGCCCAGCTACCACCTACACCGCCCAGTTCATCGGACATACCAATCTCTTGCGCTGCCAAGTAAGCGGTGGGATTGCCCGTTGTGGAAAGCTCGTGTTCGCCGTTACCACCGAGGATGGTCCGGCGATATTCTCCCTGCGACCTGAGCATATCCGCGTTGTCGGTTCCTCCGCAGGACCATCGAGTCCTGGCGCGGTCCGCTTCTGCGCCGCGGTCCGCAGCCAGTCATTCCATGGCGCGACGGAACTGCTGCAAGTTGAAGCCAGCGACGGGTTGAAGCTCTCTGTGCGCATTTCGGGGCAGAAATCTCAGCCAAAAGGTGTACCGGGCGTCGAACCTGAGTTTGAGTTTTCAGCAAACGATGCGGTGCGAGTCCGCGATACCAGTCTCACATCGCCAGCTGAAAACCAGAAGAGCAGCTGA
- a CDS encoding ABC transporter permease, whose translation MFSRAYKLAITVPPLLWVTIFLLVPYVLLFCYSFWTVTPSQTIVHQWNLNNYRELLAVPVYLQVLFRSMRTAGSVMVLALLLGYPMAYYLSFYAGKRKDLLYQLVIIPLWVSYLVRAYAWKTILGSDGVLNTLLQYVHVTHHPLGFLLYSPFAVVLTLTHIYTPFAFLPIYAALEHIPRNLVEASHDLGASPLQTFWRVVFPLSIPGVLAGATFAFVLSLGDFLAPLLLGGPSGIMISNIVVSLFGAAYNWPLGAAISLCMLALVVGLLFISEHLEKRWAYR comes from the coding sequence ATGTTTTCACGCGCCTATAAACTGGCCATTACGGTGCCGCCCTTGTTGTGGGTGACGATCTTTCTTCTGGTGCCCTACGTTTTGCTTTTTTGTTACAGCTTTTGGACAGTCACACCGTCACAGACCATCGTCCACCAGTGGAACCTGAACAATTACCGCGAGCTGCTAGCGGTTCCCGTTTACCTGCAGGTATTGTTTCGTTCCATGCGGACCGCCGGTTCGGTGATGGTCCTGGCCCTTCTGCTCGGATATCCGATGGCCTATTATCTTTCGTTTTATGCGGGCAAGCGCAAAGATTTGCTCTATCAGCTGGTGATCATTCCCCTGTGGGTGAGCTATCTGGTGCGCGCATATGCCTGGAAGACAATTCTCGGCAGCGACGGTGTCTTGAACACCTTGTTGCAGTACGTTCACGTGACTCATCATCCGCTCGGTTTTCTTCTTTACAGCCCGTTCGCGGTGGTGCTCACCCTCACACATATCTACACACCATTCGCCTTTTTGCCAATTTATGCTGCGCTCGAGCACATCCCACGCAACCTGGTGGAGGCCTCGCATGATCTGGGCGCGTCGCCGCTGCAGACGTTTTGGCGAGTCGTCTTCCCGCTCTCTATTCCGGGGGTGCTGGCGGGCGCTACCTTTGCCTTTGTGCTGAGTCTGGGAGATTTTTTGGCGCCTCTCCTCTTGGGTGGACCGAGCGGAATCATGATCTCCAACATTGTGGTCAGCCTGTTCGGGGCTGCTTATAACTGGCCCCTGGGCGCAGCGATTTCCTTATGCATGTTGGCGCTGGTTGTTGGCTTGCTATTTATTTCTGAACACCTGGAGAAGCGCTGGGCGTACCGATGA
- a CDS encoding PilZ domain-containing protein translates to MATKETKSERRAKQRFPVKLPVSVKTEDGTIEESTQTRDLSTAGVFVYTNSRMQAGSEMELVLVLPPEITFAQKRWVCCQASVVRVEENAKDGNFGVAAVIKRFDVLPEI, encoded by the coding sequence ATGGCGACCAAAGAAACTAAATCTGAGCGGCGCGCGAAACAGCGCTTTCCGGTGAAGCTCCCGGTGTCGGTAAAAACCGAAGACGGGACCATCGAGGAATCCACCCAGACGCGCGACTTGAGCACTGCGGGAGTGTTCGTTTACACCAACTCCCGAATGCAGGCGGGCAGCGAAATGGAATTGGTTTTGGTCCTTCCACCGGAAATCACCTTTGCGCAGAAGAGATGGGTATGTTGCCAAGCTTCAGTGGTGCGGGTGGAAGAAAACGCCAAAGACGGAAATTTTGGCGTCGCGGCAGTAATTAAGCGCTTCGATGTCCTGCCCGAAATCTAG
- a CDS encoding amidohydrolase encodes MARRSSQSYSRLRRELLIRVGMVGICSVALSLLFASAAVAKDSPAPADTVLLNARIYTVNSRQPWAEALAIRGDKIVAVGSAKQIAAYRGPSTRVIDAKNHLVLPGFTDCHIHFMDGSISLGRVNVEGAKNVEEIQKKVKDYADAHPNAPWILGRGWSYPAFGAAALPDKKYLDAVVADRPVYLEGFDGHTYWANSKALVAAGITRDTPDPPNGKIVRDPKTGEATGALKEAAFSLVDKVVPKPSREERREALRQGIREANKAGLVRVHSAGQDFEWLDLYDELRKKGELTLRFYVAYFLDPPELTSAELQKIEEASKTYHDEWISGSVVKTMLDGVVESHTAAMLEPYSDDPSQSGKMFWDPAKYKQAVTELDRRGYQIFTHAIGDRAVRLALDAYEEAHKANHTTDSRDRIEHIETITAADIPRFGKLGVIASMQPLHAYPDEDTLGVWSRNAGPERATRAWSWRSINANGGRLAFGSDWPVVTLNPWQGVQNALTRQSREGTPPGGFVPRERLSLAKTIEAYTLSAAYAGKFEKTEGSLEPGKVADLIVLSQDLFKVDPHKTADTKVLLTLVAGKTVYESPEWSGKSAAAGGR; translated from the coding sequence ATGGCAAGAAGATCTTCGCAAAGTTACAGCCGATTGCGCCGTGAGCTTTTAATTCGAGTCGGTATGGTGGGAATTTGCTCTGTCGCACTCTCCTTACTGTTTGCGAGTGCGGCAGTTGCCAAAGACTCTCCCGCTCCGGCCGACACCGTCCTGCTGAACGCTAGGATTTACACCGTCAACTCGCGACAACCGTGGGCCGAAGCGCTCGCGATTCGCGGTGACAAGATCGTGGCGGTAGGCTCTGCCAAGCAAATTGCCGCCTATCGCGGTCCTTCGACCCGCGTTATAGATGCCAAGAACCACCTGGTTCTGCCCGGCTTCACCGATTGCCACATTCACTTCATGGATGGCTCGATTAGCCTGGGCCGGGTCAACGTGGAAGGCGCCAAGAACGTCGAAGAAATTCAGAAGAAAGTGAAGGACTACGCCGACGCGCATCCCAATGCGCCTTGGATTCTCGGCCGGGGCTGGTCGTATCCGGCATTCGGCGCCGCAGCATTGCCAGACAAAAAGTATTTGGATGCGGTGGTGGCGGACCGTCCGGTTTACCTTGAAGGTTTTGATGGGCACACCTATTGGGCCAACAGCAAAGCCCTGGTGGCCGCCGGAATCACTCGCGATACTCCCGATCCCCCCAACGGAAAGATTGTTCGCGATCCTAAAACCGGTGAGGCCACGGGAGCGCTAAAGGAAGCTGCCTTCAGCCTGGTGGACAAAGTCGTACCTAAGCCCAGCCGTGAAGAGCGCCGCGAAGCACTTCGTCAGGGAATTCGCGAGGCCAATAAAGCTGGTCTGGTTCGGGTCCACAGCGCCGGTCAGGACTTCGAATGGCTCGATCTTTATGATGAGTTGCGAAAGAAAGGCGAGCTTACACTGCGCTTCTATGTTGCGTATTTCCTCGACCCGCCGGAGCTGACCTCTGCCGAACTTCAAAAAATCGAGGAGGCCAGCAAGACCTATCATGATGAATGGATCTCAGGAAGTGTGGTTAAGACCATGCTCGATGGGGTCGTCGAGTCGCACACTGCGGCTATGCTTGAGCCTTACTCAGACGATCCCAGTCAGAGCGGAAAAATGTTCTGGGATCCCGCGAAATACAAGCAGGCGGTAACGGAATTGGACCGGCGTGGATATCAAATTTTTACTCACGCCATCGGGGATCGTGCAGTGCGCCTGGCGCTGGATGCTTACGAGGAGGCGCACAAAGCAAACCACACCACGGATTCTCGCGACCGCATCGAGCACATCGAAACCATTACCGCGGCTGATATCCCACGCTTTGGCAAGCTGGGCGTGATCGCCAGCATGCAGCCGCTCCACGCATATCCAGATGAAGACACACTCGGTGTATGGTCGCGCAATGCCGGACCGGAGCGGGCCACGCGAGCCTGGTCTTGGCGCAGCATCAATGCAAACGGCGGCCGGCTCGCGTTCGGGAGCGATTGGCCGGTGGTGACCTTGAACCCATGGCAAGGGGTGCAGAACGCCCTCACCAGGCAGAGTCGGGAGGGGACGCCGCCGGGTGGATTCGTCCCTCGCGAACGACTCTCTCTTGCGAAGACAATCGAGGCATATACCTTGAGCGCCGCCTATGCCGGGAAATTCGAGAAAACGGAAGGCTCCCTGGAGCCTGGCAAAGTGGCTGACTTGATTGTGCTTTCGCAGGACTTATTCAAGGTGGATCCTCACAAGACGGCAGACACCAAAGTTCTGTTGACCTTGGTGGCTGGCAAGACTGTGTACGAGTCGCCAGAATGGTCCGGCAAATCCGCAGCCGCCGGGGGAAGATGA
- a CDS encoding ABC transporter substrate-binding protein: protein MVRQIRSRRGKMTLLRRILIALALLLAGLFVSCSKKQPTLNLLVWEGYADPSFVRGFEEQNHCKVSASYMGSSDELVAKLRGGSASTYDVISPSSDVATMIATSGLAAPLDLSRIPTYSQLSQHLTSMPLVKTGGQVFGVPFLWGPNPLLYDTTVFSKSPESWSVFWEPKYRGKISVWDDLSTVYMAAQLLGYDKPDPSHMYNLSDQELDAVKAKLLALKPNIRKIWSTGGELTNLFQNHEVVAAMGWPLMTNQLRKSNFPIGETIPRENTTGWIDQLMITSASENKDLAYKFLEYMTSAQTQKKVTDVTGYTPANPQAAQFMTAEEKKNLHLDNVDEYQKRIYFWQNVPRRAKYNEIWNEVKAAQ from the coding sequence ATGGTCCGGCAAATCCGCAGCCGCCGGGGGAAGATGACGCTACTACGCCGTATCCTGATCGCGCTGGCGCTGCTGCTGGCTGGGCTGTTTGTTTCCTGTTCCAAAAAACAGCCCACTCTGAACCTGCTCGTGTGGGAAGGATATGCTGACCCTTCATTTGTGCGCGGATTCGAGGAGCAAAACCACTGCAAGGTGTCGGCCTCCTACATGGGCTCAAGCGACGAATTGGTCGCCAAGCTGCGTGGCGGGAGCGCCAGCACCTACGACGTAATCTCTCCTTCGAGCGACGTGGCTACCATGATCGCAACTTCGGGATTGGCGGCCCCGCTTGACCTCTCGCGCATTCCGACCTACTCGCAGCTTTCGCAGCACCTGACCTCGATGCCGCTGGTCAAAACTGGCGGGCAGGTCTTCGGTGTGCCGTTCCTTTGGGGTCCGAATCCCCTGCTCTACGACACCACCGTATTTTCTAAAAGCCCGGAAAGCTGGAGCGTCTTCTGGGAACCCAAGTACCGCGGAAAAATTTCTGTTTGGGACGATCTCTCCACGGTGTATATGGCGGCGCAGCTTCTGGGTTATGACAAGCCCGATCCCAGCCATATGTACAACTTGAGCGATCAGGAGCTCGATGCCGTAAAAGCCAAGCTCCTGGCGCTGAAGCCGAACATCCGCAAAATCTGGTCAACCGGAGGCGAACTGACCAATCTTTTTCAGAACCACGAGGTCGTGGCCGCCATGGGATGGCCCCTGATGACCAACCAGCTTCGCAAGTCGAATTTCCCAATCGGCGAGACCATTCCCCGCGAAAATACTACCGGGTGGATTGATCAACTGATGATCACCAGTGCGAGCGAGAATAAAGACCTGGCCTATAAATTTTTGGAGTACATGACCAGCGCCCAAACCCAGAAGAAAGTCACCGACGTCACCGGATATACGCCGGCGAATCCGCAGGCGGCGCAGTTCATGACCGCAGAGGAGAAGAAGAACCTTCACCTCGACAATGTGGACGAATACCAAAAGCGTATTTACTTCTGGCAGAATGTCCCTCGACGCGCCAAGTACAACGAGATTTGGAACGAGGTCAAAGCCGCGCAATAG
- a CDS encoding TonB-dependent receptor, with protein MHPSATFRALRCVVIISLLAWFSIAALAQGTGGRILGRVADPTGAVLSGVNVKLINEQTGTSQTAQTGQSGDYQFPQVAVGNYRMEFDQSGFKKAVKKSIVLEINQVLTMNMIMQVGGAQETVEVTSEAPLVDTTSTQLGAVVNDRSVSQLPLNSRDTYQFLQLQPGVQSTVGSDLFYGSDRAGVVSVNGGRGRSNNFSVNGGDANDQFVNLPAIQPSPDSIQEFRVITNTFDAEYGRNSGAIVNVVTKSGTNRLHGSAYEFFRNKVLNARGFFDTQKPDFKQNQFGGTLGGPIKKDQTFFFGSYEGRRLVKGIPSDSVTVPTAAERAGDFSGSPFSGAITDQHVADVFNLRPGCTAAAAAPIVPGANYADIFANSVIPLPCMDPTAVDLMNQFVPLANTPDGFFQAAPDQRDRTDQFTMRVDHRLNDKQNLNAYYYFTDTHLLSPFARFQAGGANLPGFGAITNERYQQWNLTHNWTLSNSTVNEFRFTYFRQAQGDFLHPQRTASVHNSCATVPASQCFSDPTNPKLGITPNLGTNHEGVPFISISGGFGIGNNFEGEIPQIGNTFQWTDNVTKVKGSHTMKFGGDLRRMRFDQTLFFDVNGQYNYFGGGVNDPIATDAAGNQNLFPNYLLGLPDFYLQGSAQTENVRSTIVALFAQDSWKVKPNITLNYGLRWELQTPLTDIGHRVQTFRPGQQTAVYPCQLSPATAATLGNCSSVFPTGLVVPGDKGVQNGLTQTYYKAFAPRIGIAWSPGSSGKTSIRAGWGLFYNPMEQLVLEQFSAEPPFGGSTGISNVMFNTPFVLQDSTVVPNPFNGVLNPPPGKAIDWSVFRPILLFGEFQPKMRTQYSSQYNLNIQRELTKDLVLQVGYVGSQGHRLLATHDINFANPQTCLDLHAISGVTGDTSLDCGQFFSESSYFIPANTIPQGMTLHLPYGSVPAVTGPNPTDITLVGLRPFSSPQCQPTTGVGCPADSVPVFSSIFAQDTIANSNYNSLQASLDKRFAGGLQFQAAYTWSKSIDQASSFEGILNPVDPRRSRGLSQFDARHRFVLSYYWEPPLPKYQGAAGKLINGWALSGITSFQSGFPIRILSSADNELMNSFDFELPGEPDQLKPFRTQDPRTHGGYWFDPTTFTEDTTLDPSLFGRIGNAPRTICCGPGINNWDIALHKNTGITENTHIEFRAEFFNALNHTQFLNPSGNSSNGVDFGRVTRARDPRLLQFALKYVF; from the coding sequence ATGCATCCCTCAGCGACGTTTCGCGCGTTACGCTGCGTTGTAATCATTTCTCTATTGGCGTGGTTTAGCATTGCCGCTCTCGCCCAAGGCACCGGCGGGCGCATTCTCGGCCGTGTGGCTGATCCCACGGGCGCGGTGCTTTCCGGCGTGAACGTGAAGCTGATCAATGAGCAAACCGGCACCTCACAAACCGCCCAGACCGGCCAGAGCGGCGACTACCAGTTCCCCCAAGTGGCGGTGGGCAACTACCGCATGGAATTCGACCAGAGCGGCTTCAAGAAAGCAGTGAAGAAGAGCATTGTCCTGGAGATCAACCAGGTCCTCACCATGAACATGATCATGCAGGTGGGTGGGGCACAGGAGACGGTCGAAGTAACTTCCGAAGCTCCGCTGGTTGACACCACCAGCACACAGTTGGGCGCGGTGGTCAATGACCGCTCGGTCTCGCAGTTGCCGCTGAATTCGCGGGATACATATCAGTTTCTCCAGCTACAACCCGGTGTGCAGTCAACGGTCGGTTCGGATTTGTTCTACGGTAGTGACCGCGCCGGCGTCGTTTCAGTGAATGGCGGCCGGGGACGCTCCAACAATTTCAGTGTGAACGGTGGCGACGCCAACGACCAGTTTGTGAATCTGCCCGCAATCCAGCCGAGTCCGGATAGCATTCAGGAGTTCCGCGTCATCACTAACACTTTTGACGCGGAGTACGGACGCAATTCCGGCGCAATTGTGAACGTGGTGACTAAGTCCGGTACCAATCGGTTGCACGGTAGCGCGTACGAATTTTTCCGCAACAAAGTGCTTAACGCGCGCGGGTTCTTCGATACGCAAAAACCAGATTTCAAGCAGAACCAGTTTGGTGGGACGTTGGGTGGCCCGATTAAGAAAGACCAGACCTTCTTCTTCGGTTCTTATGAAGGACGTCGCCTGGTAAAGGGCATTCCCTCGGATTCGGTCACCGTGCCCACTGCTGCAGAACGCGCGGGTGATTTCTCCGGGAGTCCGTTTTCCGGAGCAATAACGGACCAACATGTGGCGGATGTCTTCAATTTGAGGCCAGGTTGTACAGCGGCAGCTGCGGCGCCGATTGTTCCCGGAGCGAATTATGCTGACATCTTTGCGAATAGCGTGATTCCGCTGCCGTGCATGGATCCCACAGCGGTCGATCTGATGAACCAATTCGTGCCTCTGGCCAACACTCCCGACGGCTTTTTCCAGGCTGCGCCAGACCAGCGCGACCGTACCGATCAGTTCACCATGCGGGTTGACCATCGCCTCAACGACAAGCAGAACCTGAACGCTTATTACTACTTCACGGATACTCACCTATTGTCACCGTTTGCGCGCTTTCAGGCGGGTGGCGCCAACCTGCCTGGGTTCGGGGCGATCACAAATGAGCGTTATCAGCAATGGAACCTTACTCACAATTGGACGCTGAGCAACAGCACGGTCAACGAGTTCCGCTTTACATATTTCCGGCAGGCACAGGGCGATTTTCTGCATCCGCAGCGGACCGCATCCGTGCACAATTCATGCGCTACGGTGCCGGCTTCCCAGTGTTTTAGCGACCCGACGAATCCGAAGCTGGGTATCACGCCGAATCTGGGCACGAATCACGAAGGTGTGCCGTTCATTTCAATTTCCGGCGGCTTTGGTATTGGCAACAACTTTGAAGGTGAAATTCCGCAGATCGGAAATACCTTCCAGTGGACCGATAACGTAACTAAAGTCAAGGGTTCGCATACCATGAAGTTTGGCGGCGATTTGCGCCGTATGCGCTTCGACCAGACGCTATTCTTTGATGTAAACGGCCAATACAACTACTTTGGCGGCGGGGTGAACGACCCCATAGCTACTGATGCGGCCGGGAACCAAAATCTGTTTCCCAACTATCTGCTAGGCCTCCCTGATTTCTATTTGCAAGGTTCGGCGCAAACTGAAAACGTCCGCAGCACCATCGTGGCCCTGTTCGCGCAGGATAGCTGGAAGGTGAAACCCAACATCACTCTGAATTATGGACTGCGCTGGGAGTTGCAGACGCCGCTTACTGATATCGGTCACCGGGTGCAAACGTTCCGGCCGGGGCAGCAGACCGCCGTTTATCCTTGCCAACTCTCGCCAGCAACTGCCGCTACCTTAGGCAACTGCAGTTCTGTTTTTCCAACCGGGCTGGTGGTTCCGGGTGACAAGGGAGTGCAAAATGGCCTCACCCAAACTTACTACAAAGCTTTTGCGCCACGCATCGGAATAGCCTGGAGTCCGGGCAGTTCAGGTAAGACCAGCATTCGTGCGGGCTGGGGCTTGTTCTACAACCCAATGGAACAACTCGTTCTCGAGCAGTTCAGCGCCGAGCCACCCTTCGGAGGCAGCACCGGGATTTCTAACGTCATGTTCAATACCCCATTCGTGCTGCAGGACTCGACTGTCGTCCCCAATCCGTTCAACGGTGTTCTTAATCCACCACCCGGCAAGGCGATTGATTGGTCAGTGTTCCGGCCCATCCTGTTGTTCGGCGAGTTTCAACCCAAGATGCGCACCCAGTACTCGTCACAGTACAACCTGAACATCCAGCGTGAGCTGACCAAAGACCTGGTATTGCAGGTGGGCTACGTGGGATCGCAGGGTCATCGTCTGCTGGCCACCCATGACATTAACTTCGCCAATCCGCAAACCTGCCTTGACCTGCATGCCATCTCGGGTGTTACCGGAGACACAAGTTTGGATTGCGGCCAGTTCTTTTCTGAGTCGTCTTATTTCATTCCGGCCAACACGATCCCTCAGGGGATGACCTTGCATCTGCCATATGGGTCGGTTCCCGCAGTTACAGGCCCGAATCCCACAGATATCACGTTGGTGGGCCTCCGGCCCTTTTCGTCCCCGCAATGCCAGCCCACAACCGGAGTAGGCTGCCCTGCCGATAGCGTTCCCGTCTTCTCAAGCATCTTTGCCCAGGACACGATCGCTAACTCCAACTACAACTCACTGCAGGCCAGCCTGGACAAGCGATTCGCCGGCGGGCTTCAGTTCCAGGCGGCTTATACCTGGAGCAAGTCCATCGACCAGGCTTCCAGCTTCGAGGGCATTTTGAATCCGGTCGATCCGCGACGCAGCCGGGGGCTCTCGCAGTTTGACGCCCGGCATCGCTTCGTTCTCAGTTATTACTGGGAGCCGCCGTTGCCCAAGTATCAGGGTGCCGCTGGAAAGTTGATCAATGGCTGGGCACTCTCCGGGATTACTAGTTTCCAGAGCGGATTTCCGATTCGCATTCTCTCCTCGGCCGATAACGAGCTGATGAACAGCTTCGATTTCGAATTGCCCGGAGAGCCCGACCAACTGAAACCATTTCGTACCCAGGATCCGCGGACGCATGGTGGCTACTGGTTCGATCCCACCACCTTTACCGAGGACACAACGCTCGATCCATCGCTGTTTGGCCGAATCGGCAACGCTCCGCGAACCATTTGTTGTGGGCCGGGGATCAACAATTGGGACATCGCGTTGCACAAAAATACCGGCATTACCGAGAACACCCATATTGAGTTCCGGGCTGAGTTCTTCAATGCTCTCAATCACACGCAGTTCCTGAACCCGAGCGGCAACAGCAGCAACGGAGTTGATTTCGGACGGGTCACGCGTGCTCGCGACCCGCGGCTGCTGCAATTTGC
- a CDS encoding ABC transporter permease, with protein MRNTVPRSRWLSIHSWVVFAFLYLPILALIVYSFNGAGVAGFPPHDLTFSWYKILLKDGAIWESVLNSLRVALVAMGISLLIGMPAALALDRASFPGKAVFRRLVLLPLILPGIITGLSLLMLFVMLHMKLSLLTITLGHGTALISVATTEIFAGLQKLDRAQEEASLDLGANYLQTFWRVTLPNLRLSIIGAALLIFTLSMDEIAVSFFLIGRDNTLPLEIWSRLRRGITPEINAISTIIFFFSLATIVLWYRLRTRAHGQPDIASELGNF; from the coding sequence ATGAGAAACACTGTCCCAAGATCGCGCTGGCTCTCAATCCATTCGTGGGTGGTGTTCGCTTTTCTTTACCTGCCAATTCTGGCGCTCATCGTTTACTCATTTAACGGCGCGGGCGTCGCTGGTTTTCCACCACACGACCTGACTTTCAGTTGGTACAAGATACTGCTTAAAGACGGCGCCATTTGGGAGTCGGTACTCAACAGCCTGAGGGTGGCGTTGGTTGCAATGGGGATCTCATTGCTAATTGGTATGCCCGCAGCATTGGCGCTCGATCGCGCATCGTTTCCCGGAAAAGCCGTCTTCCGCCGTCTGGTGCTGCTGCCCCTTATTCTTCCTGGCATTATCACCGGACTTTCTTTGCTGATGCTGTTCGTCATGCTGCACATGAAGCTCAGTCTGCTTACCATCACTCTCGGTCATGGCACGGCACTAATCTCGGTAGCTACTACTGAGATTTTTGCGGGACTGCAGAAATTAGATCGCGCGCAGGAGGAGGCCTCACTGGATCTGGGCGCCAATTATCTGCAAACCTTTTGGCGAGTGACACTCCCGAATCTGCGCTTGTCCATCATCGGGGCTGCGCTGCTCATCTTTACTCTTTCAATGGACGAGATCGCGGTAAGCTTCTTTTTGATCGGCAGAGACAATACCCTACCGCTGGAAATCTGGTCGCGTCTGCGGCGCGGCATCACCCCTGAGATCAATGCCATCTCCACCATCATTTTCTTTTTCTCACTTGCCACAATTGTGCTGTGGTATCGGCTGAGAACTCGCGCCCACGGGCAACCCGATATCGCCTCCGAGCTGGGCAATTTTTAA